Proteins from one Streptosporangium becharense genomic window:
- a CDS encoding (2Fe-2S)-binding protein — protein MRRQYRLVRARPEPEFEISVDGSPIPVVPGQTVGAAMHGAGIRSWRTTRFGGRPRGLFCGIGVCFDCLVTVNGIPSLRACLTEARPGDRIDTGGAAHRAADAAPGTAPDTAPGTAPDTVPDAADSHRADASCSPATRHAGARDETASCGPDVPGGPGAAEGPVSGR, from the coding sequence ATGAGGCGGCAATACCGCCTGGTGCGGGCGCGGCCCGAGCCGGAGTTCGAGATCAGCGTGGACGGCTCGCCGATCCCGGTGGTCCCCGGCCAGACCGTCGGCGCCGCCATGCACGGCGCCGGCATCCGCTCCTGGCGGACCACCAGGTTCGGCGGGCGCCCCCGCGGGCTGTTCTGCGGCATCGGCGTCTGCTTCGACTGCCTGGTCACGGTGAACGGCATCCCGTCCCTGCGCGCCTGCCTGACCGAGGCACGCCCCGGCGACCGGATCGACACCGGCGGCGCGGCCCACCGCGCGGCGGACGCCGCACCCGGTACCGCACCGGACACCGCACCCGGCACCGCACCGGACACCGTGCCGGACGCCGCGGACAGCCACCGCGCGGACGCCTCCTGTAGCCCGGCCACCCGGCACGCGGGCGCCCGTGACGAGACCGCCTCCTGCGGCCCGGATGTCCCGGGCGGCCC
- a CDS encoding NAD(P)/FAD-dependent oxidoreductase — protein MPDVVVVGAGVVGAACAYYAARAGLDVVVVDRGPVAGGTTGAGEGNLLVSDKEPGPELDLAVLSNRLWRDLATEGEDGAAGDGGFEFEAKGGLVVAETAEVLRALTGLAGKQGVEYAVVAPDGLRDYEPHLAEGFAGGVFYPQDAQVQPMRAAATLIRRGAERFGRGALMLRTGVTVTGLVRDGDRVTGVATDHGDILAGAVVNAAGTWGGEIAALAGVHVPVLPRRGFILVTEPLARPLIRHKVYTAAYVTNVASDSAGLETSAVVEGTPAGPVLIGASRERVGFDRTVSMPVLERLARQAVELFPALAGYRAIRAYCGFRPYCPDHLPVIGEDPRAPGLYHACGHEGAGIGLAPATGHLIAQALSGVRPDLDLSPFRPDRFTKETP, from the coding sequence ATGCCGGACGTCGTGGTCGTCGGCGCCGGAGTCGTCGGCGCCGCGTGCGCCTACTACGCGGCCCGTGCCGGGCTGGACGTGGTGGTCGTCGACCGCGGACCGGTGGCCGGCGGCACGACCGGCGCGGGCGAGGGCAACCTGCTGGTCTCCGACAAGGAACCGGGCCCCGAGCTGGACCTCGCCGTGCTCTCCAACCGCCTCTGGCGTGACCTGGCGACGGAGGGTGAGGACGGCGCCGCAGGCGACGGCGGGTTCGAGTTCGAGGCCAAGGGCGGCCTGGTCGTCGCCGAGACCGCCGAGGTGCTCCGGGCCCTCACCGGCCTGGCCGGAAAGCAGGGCGTCGAGTACGCCGTCGTCGCCCCGGACGGGCTCCGCGACTACGAGCCGCACCTGGCCGAGGGGTTCGCCGGAGGCGTGTTCTACCCGCAGGACGCCCAGGTCCAGCCCATGCGGGCCGCGGCCACCCTCATCCGGCGAGGCGCGGAGCGCTTCGGCCGCGGCGCCCTGATGCTACGGACCGGTGTCACGGTGACCGGCCTCGTCCGCGACGGTGACCGGGTCACCGGTGTGGCGACCGACCACGGCGACATCCTCGCCGGAGCCGTCGTCAACGCCGCGGGCACCTGGGGCGGCGAGATCGCCGCGCTGGCCGGGGTGCACGTCCCCGTCCTGCCCAGGCGCGGCTTCATCCTGGTCACCGAGCCGCTCGCCCGGCCGCTCATCCGGCACAAGGTCTACACCGCCGCCTACGTGACCAACGTGGCCAGCGACTCGGCGGGACTGGAGACGTCCGCCGTCGTCGAGGGCACCCCTGCGGGACCCGTCCTGATCGGCGCCAGCCGCGAACGGGTGGGCTTCGACCGCACGGTCTCGATGCCGGTGCTGGAACGCCTCGCCCGGCAGGCGGTCGAGCTGTTCCCCGCGCTGGCCGGCTACCGGGCGATCCGCGCCTACTGCGGCTTCCGCCCCTACTGCCCCGACCACCTGCCGGTGATCGGCGAGGACCCCCGGGCCCCCGGCCTCTACCACGCCTGCGGGCACGAGGGGGCGGGCATCGGCCTCGCCCCGGCCACCGGCCACCTGATCGCCCAGGCCCTGTCCGGCGTCCGACCGGACCTGGACCTGTCCCCCTTCCGCCCGGACCGCTTCACGAAGGAGACGCCATGA
- a CDS encoding COX15/CtaA family protein, whose product MNPSTDRARGFPAALISSIWSPTSRSARGWALTAVIVNVLITVTGAAVRVTGSGLGCPTWPQCTADSFVPVPHDEISPVNMAIEFGNRLLTFLVLLVAVACVVAATRLPSRRPDLVRLAWLQPIGVAVQGLWGGLVVHTLLNPFTVSMHFLFSVAMTAAAYVLYIHAREEDGPVRPLVHRGIRALGTALVVAVSVLLVAGVVVTGTGPHSGDELASRFPFDIEAVTRIHVDIAYVVVGLTFALLFALYVTDGPVRARWAALALLGVELAQGGIGYVQYFLGVPATLVNLHVLGSALVWIGTLHVVFALRARDPRDAPAETTGPLDAVRG is encoded by the coding sequence GTGAATCCTTCCACCGACCGCGCCCGCGGCTTCCCCGCCGCCCTCATCAGTTCGATCTGGTCGCCCACGTCGCGCTCGGCGCGCGGGTGGGCGCTGACGGCGGTGATCGTCAACGTCCTGATCACGGTGACGGGCGCCGCGGTGCGGGTCACCGGGTCCGGCCTGGGCTGCCCCACCTGGCCGCAGTGCACCGCGGACAGCTTCGTCCCGGTGCCCCACGACGAGATCTCGCCGGTCAACATGGCGATCGAGTTCGGCAACCGGCTGCTGACCTTCCTGGTGCTCCTGGTCGCCGTGGCCTGCGTGGTCGCCGCGACGCGGCTGCCGTCCCGCCGCCCCGACCTGGTCCGCCTGGCCTGGTTGCAGCCGATCGGAGTGGCGGTGCAGGGCCTGTGGGGCGGACTGGTGGTGCACACCCTGCTCAACCCGTTCACCGTGAGCATGCACTTCCTGTTCTCCGTCGCCATGACGGCCGCCGCGTATGTGCTGTACATCCACGCCCGCGAGGAGGACGGGCCGGTTCGCCCGCTGGTCCACCGGGGCATCCGCGCGCTCGGCACCGCGCTGGTCGTGGCGGTGTCCGTCCTGCTCGTCGCGGGCGTGGTGGTCACCGGCACCGGGCCGCACTCCGGCGACGAACTGGCCTCGCGTTTCCCCTTCGACATCGAGGCGGTGACGAGGATCCACGTCGACATCGCCTACGTGGTGGTCGGGCTCACCTTCGCGCTCCTGTTCGCGCTGTACGTGACGGACGGTCCGGTGCGGGCCAGGTGGGCGGCGCTGGCCCTGCTGGGCGTGGAGCTGGCCCAGGGCGGCATCGGATACGTCCAGTACTTCCTGGGCGTGCCCGCGACCCTGGTCAACCTGCACGTCCTCGGCTCGGCGCTGGTCTGGATCGGCACGCTCCACGTGGTGTTCGCGCTGCGCGCCCGTGACCCGCGCGACGCCCCCGCCGAGACCACCGGCCCGCTCGACGCCGTCCGCGGCTGA
- a CDS encoding SanA/YdcF family protein, which produces MPLSRTVLRRSYLAAVLLSVLGLSPMTWAWLTSSGHRAVADSSPGWLEDVPEAPVALVLGAGAPGGTPSPMLASRLDLSARLYRAGKVRAILLSGDNSRKDYDEPTVMRDYLVARGIPAKALVLDYAGFDTWDSCVRARTVFGATRATVVTQVFHLPRAVTLCRTAGIDAFGVGDDSAKRWATTYALAAREFFASAKGLLDSVVLSSAPVFPGPRETALEDALRPE; this is translated from the coding sequence ATGCCGCTGTCACGCACCGTTCTCAGGCGCTCCTACCTGGCCGCCGTGCTGCTGAGCGTCCTGGGCCTCAGCCCGATGACCTGGGCCTGGCTGACCAGCTCCGGGCACCGGGCGGTCGCCGACTCCTCCCCCGGCTGGCTGGAGGACGTCCCCGAGGCCCCGGTGGCGCTGGTGCTCGGCGCGGGCGCCCCCGGGGGCACGCCCTCCCCCATGCTGGCCAGCCGGCTGGACCTGTCCGCCAGGCTCTACCGGGCGGGCAAGGTCAGGGCGATCCTGCTGTCCGGCGACAACAGCCGCAAGGACTATGACGAGCCGACCGTGATGCGCGACTACCTGGTGGCGCGGGGCATACCGGCCAAAGCGCTCGTCCTCGACTACGCGGGTTTCGACACCTGGGACTCGTGCGTGCGGGCCCGCACCGTGTTCGGCGCCACCAGGGCCACCGTGGTCACCCAGGTCTTCCACCTGCCCAGGGCGGTCACCCTGTGCCGCACGGCGGGGATCGACGCCTTCGGCGTGGGCGACGACTCCGCCAAGCGGTGGGCGACCACCTACGCCCTGGCCGCCCGCGAGTTCTTCGCCTCGGCCAAGGGGCTCCTGGACTCCGTGGTGCTCAGTTCGGCGCCCGTCTTCCCCGGGCCGCGCGAGACCGCGCTGGAGGACGCGCTGCGACCGGAGTGA
- a CDS encoding PrsW family intramembrane metalloprotease: MASRDPRWVFKDRPSVGLIVGLVVTGVCALVSFSFDVLNGDPVYFFIALALALAPVPVLMAAVLALDRMEPEPRSNLIFAFAWGAGVAVLVAGVINSFNLLYIENAAGLAYDNARNLTATFGAPVVEETMKGLVLLGLLRFKRAELDGPTDGVIYASMVGLGFGMSENVSYYVAALDDMGAQGLAVTVVLRGILSPFAHPLFTSMIGVAVAYAAQRHGSGRVAVIAAGWVGAMLLHGIWNGFASYVGFAGLAVAYLLLMVVLFVLVWIVFRDRKRIVGLIQNYLPAYEQTGLVGPQDVVMLSSLPGRRAARQWARTHGGGAGLRAMTDYQLAATELGLLHERARGRVIDERTFDEEQRALLECMAGARAHFPVPPPPAGSAYPR; this comes from the coding sequence ATGGCGAGCCGCGACCCCCGATGGGTGTTCAAGGACCGCCCGTCGGTCGGGTTGATCGTGGGGCTGGTCGTGACCGGGGTGTGTGCCCTGGTGTCGTTCTCCTTCGACGTGCTGAACGGCGACCCGGTCTACTTCTTCATCGCCCTGGCCCTGGCGCTGGCCCCGGTCCCGGTGCTCATGGCGGCCGTGCTGGCGCTCGACCGGATGGAACCCGAGCCGCGCAGCAACCTGATCTTCGCGTTCGCCTGGGGTGCGGGCGTGGCGGTCCTGGTGGCCGGGGTGATCAACTCCTTCAACCTGCTCTACATCGAGAACGCCGCCGGGCTCGCCTACGACAACGCGCGCAACCTCACCGCCACGTTCGGCGCCCCGGTGGTCGAGGAGACGATGAAGGGCCTGGTCCTGCTGGGCCTGCTCAGGTTCAAGCGGGCCGAGCTCGACGGGCCGACCGACGGCGTCATCTACGCCAGCATGGTCGGCCTGGGCTTCGGCATGAGCGAGAACGTCAGTTACTACGTCGCCGCCCTCGACGACATGGGTGCGCAGGGCCTGGCGGTCACCGTCGTGCTGCGGGGGATCCTCTCGCCGTTCGCGCACCCGCTGTTCACCTCCATGATCGGTGTCGCGGTGGCCTACGCGGCGCAGCGCCACGGATCGGGCCGGGTCGCCGTGATCGCCGCCGGATGGGTCGGCGCGATGCTGCTGCACGGGATCTGGAACGGCTTCGCCTCCTACGTCGGCTTCGCGGGCCTGGCCGTCGCGTACCTGCTGCTGATGGTCGTGTTGTTCGTGCTGGTCTGGATCGTCTTCCGCGACCGCAAGCGCATCGTCGGGTTGATCCAGAACTACCTGCCCGCCTACGAGCAGACCGGGCTGGTCGGCCCGCAGGACGTCGTGATGCTCTCCTCGCTGCCCGGCCGGCGGGCGGCCCGGCAGTGGGCCAGGACACACGGGGGCGGCGCGGGGCTGCGGGCGATGACCGACTACCAGCTGGCCGCGACCGAGCTGGGCCTGCTCCACGAGCGGGCCAGGGGCCGGGTGATCGACGAGCGCACGTTCGACGAGGAGCAGCGGGCCCTGCTGGAGTGCATGGCCGGAGCCCGCGCGCACTTCCCCGTGCCGCCGCCTCCGGCCGGGAGCGCCTACCCGCGGTGA
- a CDS encoding heme o synthase, which translates to MVLIDKQSTAPVEAGVAPDAAPRSLGDVVKAYVALTKPRIIELLLITTLPVMFLAAKGLPPLWLAVSTLVFGTLSAGSANALNCYIDRDIDAAMRRTRRRPLARHLVPPRNALIFGIVLGILSTLGLGLTVNWLAAGLSLAANLFYVLVYSMILKRRTPQNVVWGGIAGCMPVLIGWAGVTGDLAWAPVVLFGVVFFWTPPHTWTLAMRYREDYAAAKVPMLPVVATERRVVLESIVYTWATVLCSLLLWPIAGTTLLYPVVAAVLGAACLWEVHRLLGRVNAGKTGVDLRPMRFFHWSNAYLALLFLAVAIDSMLV; encoded by the coding sequence ATGGTGCTCATCGACAAGCAATCGACGGCCCCGGTCGAGGCCGGCGTGGCGCCCGACGCCGCGCCGCGCTCCCTCGGCGACGTCGTGAAGGCATACGTCGCCCTCACCAAGCCGCGGATCATCGAGCTGCTGCTGATCACGACGCTGCCGGTGATGTTCCTCGCGGCCAAGGGCCTGCCGCCGCTGTGGCTCGCGGTCAGCACCCTGGTGTTCGGCACCCTGTCGGCCGGCAGCGCCAACGCGCTGAACTGCTACATCGACCGCGACATCGACGCCGCGATGCGCCGCACCCGGCGACGCCCGCTGGCCAGGCACCTGGTCCCGCCGCGCAACGCGCTGATCTTCGGGATCGTGCTCGGGATCCTGTCGACTCTTGGCCTGGGCTTGACGGTTAATTGGCTCGCGGCGGGCCTGTCGCTGGCCGCGAACCTGTTCTACGTGCTCGTCTACTCGATGATCCTCAAGCGGCGCACCCCGCAGAACGTGGTCTGGGGCGGCATCGCGGGCTGCATGCCGGTGCTCATCGGCTGGGCGGGTGTCACCGGCGACCTCGCCTGGGCCCCCGTGGTGCTCTTCGGCGTGGTGTTCTTCTGGACCCCGCCGCATACCTGGACCCTCGCCATGCGCTACCGGGAGGACTACGCCGCGGCGAAGGTCCCCATGCTCCCGGTCGTGGCCACCGAGCGCCGGGTGGTGCTGGAGAGCATCGTCTACACCTGGGCCACGGTGCTCTGCTCCCTGCTGCTGTGGCCGATCGCCGGGACCACCCTGCTCTACCCGGTGGTCGCCGCGGTCCTCGGCGCCGCCTGCCTGTGGGAGGTCCACCGCCTCCTCGGGCGGGTCAACGCCGGCAAGACCGGTGTGGACCTGCGCCCGATGCGCTTCTTCCACTGGTCCAACGCCTACCTGGCGCTGCTGTTCCTGGCCGTGGCCATCGACTCGATGCTGGTCTGA
- the tkt gene encoding transketolase codes for MDAVEKAGSGHPGTAMSLAPAAYLLFQQVMRHDPADPSWAGRDRFVLSAGHSSLTLYIQLYLSGYGLSLDDLKSLRQWDSLTPGHPEHGHTVGVETTTGPLGQGIGNAVGMAIAARRERGLFDPDAAPGNSPFDHTIWCIASEGDIEEGISHEVSAIAGHQKLGNLVVIFDSNHISIEDDTQIALSEDVVARYEAYGWHTQTVDWTQTGDYVEDVEALHRALEAARAETGRPSFIRLRTIIGWPAPNKQNTGKIHGSALGADEVAATKRILGMDPDKSFDVPAKVLEHAREVVERGRAARADWDKLFANWREANPERAAEFDRISARRLPAGWTEALPTFEVGTSVATRKASGEVLNGLAPVLPELWGGSADLAESNNTTMKGEPSFIPEEYQTKAFPGGPYGRTLHFGIREHGMGAILNGIALHGGTRPYGGTFLVFSDYMRPSVRLAALMKLPVIYVWTHDSIGLGEDGPTHQPVEHLWALRAIPGLDIVRPADANETAAAWQVVLEHGDRPAGLALTRQNLPVYEGTGDAEKVAKGGYVLQDASTGQPAVVLIGTGSEVELAVGAREILEAEGIPARVVSMPCVEWFRAQDSAYKQTVLPSAVRARVAVEAGIALGWREFVGDEGEVVSLEHFGASAPYKTLYEQFGLTAERVAAAAKASLARTGADKGETTGN; via the coding sequence ATGGACGCGGTAGAGAAGGCGGGTTCGGGCCACCCCGGCACCGCGATGAGCCTGGCGCCGGCCGCGTACCTGCTGTTCCAGCAGGTGATGCGGCACGACCCGGCAGACCCCTCCTGGGCGGGCCGTGACCGGTTCGTCCTGTCGGCCGGTCACTCCAGCCTGACCCTTTACATCCAGCTCTACCTGTCGGGCTACGGGCTGAGCCTGGACGACCTGAAGTCTCTGCGCCAGTGGGACAGTCTCACCCCCGGCCACCCCGAGCACGGCCACACCGTCGGCGTGGAGACCACGACCGGCCCGCTCGGCCAGGGCATCGGCAACGCGGTCGGCATGGCCATCGCCGCCCGCCGTGAGCGCGGCCTGTTCGACCCGGACGCCGCCCCGGGGAACAGCCCGTTCGACCACACCATCTGGTGCATCGCCTCCGAGGGCGACATCGAGGAGGGTATCAGCCACGAGGTCAGCGCCATCGCCGGCCACCAGAAGCTGGGCAACCTCGTCGTCATCTTCGACAGCAACCACATCTCGATCGAGGACGACACCCAGATCGCGCTGAGCGAGGACGTCGTCGCGCGCTACGAGGCGTACGGCTGGCACACCCAGACCGTCGACTGGACGCAGACGGGCGACTACGTCGAGGACGTCGAGGCGCTGCACCGCGCTCTGGAGGCGGCCCGCGCCGAGACCGGCAGGCCGTCGTTCATCCGGCTGCGCACCATCATCGGCTGGCCCGCCCCCAACAAGCAGAACACCGGCAAGATCCACGGCTCGGCGCTGGGCGCCGACGAGGTCGCCGCGACCAAGCGGATCCTGGGCATGGACCCGGACAAGAGCTTCGACGTCCCGGCCAAGGTCCTGGAGCACGCCCGCGAGGTCGTCGAGCGCGGCCGGGCCGCCCGCGCCGACTGGGACAAGCTTTTCGCGAACTGGCGCGAGGCCAACCCCGAGCGTGCCGCGGAGTTCGACCGCATCTCCGCGCGGCGCCTGCCGGCGGGCTGGACCGAGGCGCTGCCGACCTTCGAGGTCGGCACCTCCGTGGCCACCCGCAAGGCCTCCGGCGAGGTGCTCAACGGCCTGGCGCCGGTCCTTCCGGAGTTGTGGGGCGGCTCGGCCGACCTGGCCGAGTCCAACAACACCACGATGAAGGGCGAGCCGTCCTTCATCCCCGAGGAGTACCAGACCAAGGCGTTCCCGGGCGGCCCCTACGGCCGTACGCTGCACTTCGGCATCCGCGAGCACGGCATGGGGGCGATCCTCAACGGCATCGCGCTGCACGGCGGCACCCGCCCCTACGGCGGCACGTTCCTGGTCTTCAGCGACTACATGCGCCCGTCGGTGCGGCTCGCCGCGCTGATGAAGCTGCCGGTCATCTACGTGTGGACGCACGACTCGATCGGCCTGGGCGAGGACGGCCCGACGCACCAGCCCGTCGAGCACCTGTGGGCACTGCGCGCCATCCCGGGCCTGGACATCGTTCGCCCGGCCGACGCCAACGAGACCGCCGCCGCCTGGCAGGTCGTGCTGGAGCACGGCGACCGCCCGGCCGGGCTGGCCCTGACCCGGCAGAACCTGCCCGTCTACGAGGGCACCGGCGACGCCGAGAAGGTCGCCAAGGGCGGCTACGTCCTCCAGGATGCCTCCACCGGCCAGCCGGCGGTGGTCCTGATCGGCACCGGCTCCGAGGTCGAGCTCGCCGTCGGGGCCCGGGAGATCCTGGAGGCCGAGGGCATCCCGGCGCGGGTGGTGTCGATGCCGTGCGTGGAGTGGTTCCGGGCCCAGGACTCCGCGTACAAGCAGACCGTGCTGCCGTCCGCGGTGCGGGCGCGCGTGGCGGTGGAGGCGGGAATCGCCCTGGGCTGGCGGGAGTTCGTGGGAGATGAAGGGGAAGTGGTGAGCCTGGAGCACTTCGGTGCCTCCGCCCCCTACAAGACCCTCTACGAGCAGTTCGGGCTGACCGCCGAGCGTGTGGCCGCCGCCGCCAAGGCGAGCCTCGCCCGGACCGGGGCCGACAAGGGCGAGACGACGGGAAACTGA
- the tal gene encoding transaldolase translates to MSEILKKLSGQGVSIWLDDISRERLRTGNLESLIRDKQVVGVTSNPTIFASALSKGDAYQTQLHDLKVRGVDVEEAVRAITTYDIRWAADVLRPVYDATGGVDGRVSIEVDPRLARETEKTVAEARALWWLVDRPNLFIKIPATVEGLPAITQAISEGISVNVTLIFSLERYRAVMDAWLTGLEQAREKGLDLSGIESVASFFVSRVDTEIDKRLDKIGTPEALALKGKAAVANARLAFAAFEEVVASPRWQALAGAGARPQRPLWASTGTKNPDYPDTLYVDDLVTSGTVNTMPEKTLGAAADHGRIDGDTIRPFYEQAWNTMAALKEAGIDYDDVVTSLEEDGVEKFEASWSELLSTVTAELKKA, encoded by the coding sequence ATGAGTGAGATTCTGAAGAAGCTCTCCGGACAGGGCGTCTCCATCTGGCTGGACGACATCAGCCGCGAGCGCCTGCGCACCGGCAACCTGGAGTCGCTGATCCGCGACAAGCAGGTGGTCGGCGTCACCTCCAACCCGACGATCTTCGCCTCCGCGCTGAGCAAGGGCGACGCCTACCAGACCCAGCTCCACGACCTGAAGGTCCGCGGCGTCGACGTCGAGGAGGCGGTGCGCGCCATCACCACCTACGACATCCGTTGGGCCGCCGACGTGCTGAGGCCGGTCTACGACGCCACCGGCGGCGTGGACGGCAGGGTCTCGATCGAGGTCGACCCGCGCCTGGCGCGGGAGACCGAGAAGACCGTCGCCGAGGCGCGCGCGCTGTGGTGGCTGGTCGACCGGCCGAACCTGTTCATCAAGATCCCGGCCACGGTCGAGGGCCTGCCGGCGATCACCCAGGCGATCTCCGAGGGGATCAGCGTCAACGTCACGTTGATCTTCTCCCTGGAGCGGTACCGGGCCGTCATGGACGCCTGGCTGACCGGCCTGGAGCAGGCCAGGGAGAAGGGGCTGGACCTGTCCGGCATCGAGTCGGTGGCCTCGTTCTTCGTCAGCCGGGTCGACACCGAGATCGACAAGCGCCTGGACAAGATCGGCACCCCCGAGGCGCTGGCGCTCAAGGGCAAGGCCGCGGTCGCCAACGCGCGCCTGGCCTTCGCCGCCTTCGAGGAGGTCGTCGCCTCCCCGCGCTGGCAGGCGCTGGCCGGGGCGGGTGCCCGTCCGCAGCGTCCGCTGTGGGCCTCCACCGGCACCAAGAACCCCGACTACCCCGACACCCTCTACGTCGACGACCTGGTCACCTCGGGCACGGTCAACACGATGCCCGAGAAGACCCTCGGCGCGGCGGCCGACCACGGCAGGATCGACGGCGACACGATCCGTCCCTTCTACGAGCAGGCGTGGAACACCATGGCCGCGCTCAAGGAGGCCGGCATCGACTACGACGACGTCGTGACGTCCCTGGAGGAGGACGGTGTGGAGAAGTTCGAGGCCTCCTGGTCCGAGCTGCTGTCCACCGTCACCGCCGAGCTGAAGAAGGCGTGA
- a CDS encoding glucose-6-phosphate isomerase produces MSVSVTFGDERLAEQAAETARRLAAEGVPQALAGGDPTLWGPQAQQEAAVRLGWLTLPTTSRALLGEIGELVARARAEGLDHVVLAGMGGSSLAPEVITTTADVPLTVLDTTDPVQVGRALEDRLESTIVVVASKSGGTVETDSHRRIYEQAFRAAGIDPASRIVVVTDPGSPLEQAAREAGYQVFLADPDVGGRYSALSAFGLVPSALAGADVARLLDDAAEVLPLLARAEGNPGLDLGAALGAAALAGRDKLVLEDGLSEINGLPDWIEQLIAESTGKSGKGILPIVGADPNDTDDELIAGIDTDGAVAVHGPLGAQFLLWEYATAIAGRVLGIDPFNQPNVAESKENTGALLDRPELPVGTPILVDGPVEVYGELPGGQTPKDLSGVLTQLLEAIPERGYLAVMAYLDREGAFDVPTAEGASFDEMTEAWSAADPATLRGLLAIRTDRPVTFGWGPRFLHSTGQYHKGGPQDGVFLQITGAVETDIEVPGKPYTLGRLQLAQALGDQGALAGRGRPIVRLHLTDRAAGVARLLEAAREV; encoded by the coding sequence ATGTCAGTGTCCGTGACGTTCGGCGACGAGAGACTGGCCGAGCAGGCGGCGGAGACCGCCCGGCGGCTCGCCGCCGAGGGGGTCCCGCAGGCCCTGGCGGGCGGCGACCCGACGCTGTGGGGCCCGCAGGCCCAGCAGGAGGCCGCCGTCCGGCTGGGCTGGCTGACCCTGCCGACCACCAGCAGGGCACTGCTCGGTGAGATCGGCGAGTTGGTCGCGCGGGCCCGCGCCGAGGGCCTGGACCACGTGGTCCTGGCCGGCATGGGCGGCTCCTCCCTCGCCCCCGAGGTCATCACGACCACCGCCGACGTGCCGTTGACCGTCCTCGACACCACCGACCCGGTCCAGGTGGGCCGCGCGCTGGAAGACCGGCTGGAGAGCACGATCGTGGTGGTCGCCAGCAAGAGCGGCGGCACGGTCGAGACCGACAGCCACCGCCGGATCTACGAGCAGGCGTTCCGCGCCGCCGGGATCGACCCGGCGAGCCGGATCGTCGTCGTCACCGACCCGGGTTCCCCGCTGGAGCAGGCCGCCAGGGAGGCGGGCTACCAGGTGTTCCTGGCCGACCCCGACGTGGGCGGCCGCTACAGCGCTCTGTCGGCCTTCGGCCTGGTGCCCAGCGCGCTGGCCGGTGCCGACGTGGCACGGTTGCTCGACGACGCGGCCGAGGTGCTCCCCCTGCTGGCGCGGGCGGAGGGCAACCCCGGTCTCGACCTCGGCGCCGCCCTGGGCGCCGCCGCGCTGGCCGGGCGTGACAAGCTGGTGCTGGAGGACGGCCTCTCGGAGATCAACGGCCTGCCCGACTGGATCGAGCAGCTGATCGCCGAGTCCACCGGCAAGTCAGGCAAGGGCATCCTGCCCATCGTCGGCGCCGACCCGAACGACACCGACGACGAGCTGATCGCCGGGATCGACACCGACGGCGCGGTGGCGGTCCACGGCCCGCTCGGCGCGCAGTTCCTCCTTTGGGAGTACGCCACCGCCATCGCCGGCCGCGTCCTCGGCATCGACCCGTTCAACCAGCCGAACGTGGCCGAGTCCAAGGAGAACACCGGAGCCCTGCTCGACCGGCCGGAGCTGCCGGTCGGCACGCCGATCCTGGTCGACGGCCCGGTCGAGGTCTACGGCGAGCTGCCCGGCGGGCAGACGCCCAAGGACCTGTCCGGTGTGCTGACCCAGCTGCTGGAGGCGATCCCGGAGCGCGGTTACCTCGCGGTGATGGCCTACCTCGACCGGGAGGGGGCGTTCGACGTCCCCACCGCCGAGGGCGCCTCGTTCGACGAGATGACCGAGGCGTGGAGCGCGGCCGACCCGGCCACCCTGCGGGGGCTGCTCGCGATCCGCACCGACCGGCCGGTGACCTTCGGCTGGGGGCCGCGCTTCCTGCACTCCACCGGCCAGTACCACAAGGGCGGCCCGCAGGACGGGGTGTTCCTGCAGATCACCGGGGCCGTCGAGACGGACATCGAGGTCCCCGGAAAGCCGTACACCCTGGGCCGTCTGCAACTCGCCCAGGCTCTGGGCGACCAGGGCGCGCTGGCCGGCCGCGGGCGTCCCATCGTGCGGCTCCACCTGACCGACCGGGCGGCCGGTGTCGCGCGGCTCCTCGAGGCCGCACGGGAGGTCTGA